In Salmonella enterica subsp. enterica serovar Typhimurium str. LT2, a single window of DNA contains:
- the dcuR gene encoding response regulator in two-component regulatory system with DcuS (regulates anaerobic fumarate respiration; similar to E. coli putative 2-component transcriptional regulator (AAC77085.1); Blastp hit to AAC77085.1 (239 aa), 88% identity in aa 1 - 239) codes for MINVLIVDDDAMVAELNRRYVAQISGFHCCGTASTLEKAKEFIFNSENHIDLILLDIYMQQENGLDLLPVLHSAGCKSDVIVISSAADAATIKDSLHYGVVDYLIKPFQATRFEEALTGWLRKKTAMEKRQYYEQSELDLLIHGNSSSEQEPRRLPKGLTQQTLRTLCQWIDAHQEQEFSTDELANEVNISRVSCRKYLIWLVNCHILFTSIHYGVTGRPVYRYRVQPEHYSLLKQYCQ; via the coding sequence ATGATCAATGTATTAATTGTCGATGACGATGCGATGGTCGCGGAGTTAAATCGCCGCTATGTCGCGCAAATCTCCGGTTTTCATTGTTGTGGAACCGCTTCGACGCTGGAAAAAGCGAAAGAGTTTATCTTCAACAGTGAAAATCACATTGACCTAATCCTGCTGGATATCTATATGCAGCAGGAAAACGGATTGGATCTGCTGCCTGTCCTGCACAGCGCAGGCTGCAAAAGCGACGTTATTGTCATTTCTTCTGCCGCTGACGCCGCCACCATTAAAGATTCGCTTCACTACGGCGTGGTGGATTATCTGATCAAGCCTTTTCAGGCCACGCGCTTTGAAGAAGCGTTGACCGGTTGGCTACGTAAGAAAACGGCGATGGAAAAACGCCAGTATTACGAACAGTCTGAGCTTGACCTGCTCATTCACGGTAATTCATCCAGCGAGCAGGAGCCTCGTCGGCTACCAAAAGGGCTGACGCAGCAAACGCTACGCACCTTATGCCAGTGGATTGATGCGCATCAGGAGCAGGAATTTTCTACCGACGAGTTGGCCAACGAAGTGAATATCTCACGCGTCTCCTGCCGTAAATATCTCATCTGGCTGGTAAATTGCCATATCTTGTTTACCAGTATTCATTACGGCGTGACCGGCAGGCCGGTTTACCGCTACCGCGTTCAGCCGGAACATTACTCTTTACTGAAACAATATTGTCAGTAA
- the fumB gene encoding fumarase B (fumarate hydratase class I; anaerobic isozyme; similar to E. coli fumarase B= fumarate hydratase Class I; anaerobic isozyme (AAC77083.1); Blastp hit to AAC77083.1 (548 aa), 92% identity in aa 1 - 548) produces MSKKEFIYQAPFPMGEDKTEYYLLTSDYVSVSEFNGESILNVEPQALTLLAQQAFHDASFMLRPEHQQQVAAILHDPEASENDKYVALQFLRNSEIAAKGILPTCQDTGTAIIMGKKGQRVWTGGGDEAALSKGVFNTYIEDNLRYSQNAPLNMYKEVNTGSNLPAQIDLYAVDGDEYKFLCVAKGGGSANKTYLYQETKALLTPGKLKNFLVEKMRTLGTAACPPYHIAFVIGGTSAESTLKTVKLASTHYYDALPAEGNEHGQAFRDPHLEQELLEEAQKLGLGAQFGGKYFAHDIRVIRLPRHGASCPVGMGVSCSADRNIKAKINREGIWIEKLEHNPGQYIPPALRQAGEGDAVKVDLNRPMKEILAQLSQYPVSTRLSLTGTIIVGRDIAHAKLKERIESGEDLPQYIKDHPIYYAGPAKTPAGYPSGSLGPTTAGRMDSYVDLLQSHGGSMIMLAKGNRSQQVTDACKKHGGFYLGSIGGPAAVLAQQSIKHLECVEYPELGMEAIWKIEVEDFPAFILVDDKGNDFFQQIVSKQCANCAK; encoded by the coding sequence ATGTCGAAAAAAGAGTTTATCTATCAGGCGCCTTTCCCGATGGGAGAGGACAAAACAGAGTATTATCTGCTCACCTCCGATTATGTCAGCGTCAGTGAATTCAATGGAGAATCTATCCTCAACGTTGAGCCGCAGGCGTTAACGTTGCTGGCTCAACAGGCCTTCCATGATGCGTCTTTTATGCTCCGTCCTGAACACCAGCAGCAAGTCGCCGCCATTCTCCATGACCCCGAAGCCAGCGAAAACGACAAATATGTGGCGTTGCAATTCCTGAGAAACTCCGAGATCGCCGCCAAAGGCATTCTGCCGACCTGCCAGGATACCGGCACGGCGATTATCATGGGTAAAAAAGGCCAACGCGTCTGGACGGGCGGCGGTGATGAAGCCGCGCTCTCCAAAGGCGTGTTTAATACCTATATCGAAGATAACCTGCGCTACTCGCAGAACGCGCCGCTGAATATGTACAAAGAGGTCAATACCGGCAGCAACCTGCCAGCGCAAATCGATCTCTATGCCGTCGATGGCGACGAGTACAAGTTCCTTTGCGTGGCGAAAGGCGGCGGTTCAGCAAACAAAACGTATCTCTATCAGGAGACCAAAGCGCTGCTCACCCCAGGCAAGCTGAAAAACTTCCTCGTTGAGAAAATGCGCACGCTGGGCACCGCGGCCTGTCCGCCATACCATATCGCCTTTGTCATTGGCGGCACCTCGGCGGAAAGCACGCTGAAAACCGTTAAGCTCGCCAGCACCCACTATTACGACGCGCTGCCGGCGGAAGGTAACGAGCACGGCCAGGCATTCCGCGATCCCCACCTGGAACAGGAACTGTTGGAAGAAGCGCAAAAACTTGGCCTCGGCGCCCAGTTCGGCGGGAAATATTTCGCCCACGATATTCGCGTAATTCGCCTGCCGCGTCACGGCGCTTCCTGTCCGGTGGGGATGGGCGTCTCCTGCTCGGCCGACCGTAACATCAAAGCGAAAATCAACCGCGAAGGCATCTGGATCGAAAAACTGGAACACAATCCGGGCCAGTATATTCCGCCAGCGCTGCGTCAGGCGGGCGAAGGCGACGCGGTGAAAGTCGATCTCAACCGTCCGATGAAAGAGATCCTCGCCCAGCTATCGCAGTACCCGGTCTCGACTCGTCTGTCGCTGACGGGCACCATTATCGTAGGTCGCGATATCGCCCACGCGAAGCTAAAAGAGCGTATTGAATCCGGCGAAGACCTGCCGCAGTATATTAAAGACCATCCCATCTATTACGCAGGTCCGGCAAAAACCCCGGCAGGTTATCCATCTGGCTCATTAGGCCCCACCACCGCAGGCCGAATGGACTCTTATGTCGATCTGCTGCAATCCCACGGCGGCAGTATGATCATGCTGGCGAAAGGCAACCGTAGTCAGCAGGTCACGGATGCCTGTAAAAAACATGGCGGCTTTTATTTGGGCAGTATCGGCGGCCCGGCGGCGGTACTGGCACAGCAGAGCATTAAGCATCTGGAGTGCGTCGAGTAT
- the dcuB gene encoding Dcu family anaerobic C4-dicarboxylate transporter (similar to E. coli anaerobic dicarboxylate transport (AAC77084.1); Blastp hit to AAC77084.1 (446 aa), 97% identity in aa 1 - 446), giving the protein MLFSIQLLIILICLFYGARKGGIALGLLGGIGLVILVFVFHLQPGKPPVDVMLVIIAVVAASATLQASGGLDVMLQIAEKLLRRNPKYVSIVAPFVTCTLTILCGTGHVVYTILPIIYDVAIKNNIRPERPMAASSIGAQMGIIASPVSVAVVSLVAMLGNVTFDGKHLEFLDLLSITIPSTLLGILAIGIFSWFRGKDLDKDEAFQKFISVPENRQYVYGDTATLLDKKLPKSNWLAMWIFLAAIAVVALLGADSDLRPTFGGKPLSMVLVIQMFMLLTGALIIILTKTNPASISKNEVFRSGMIAIVAVYGIAWMAETMFGAHMSEIQGVLGEMVKEYPWAYAIVLLLVSKFVNSQAAALAAIVPVALAIGVDPAYIVASAPACYGYYILPTYPSDLAAIQFDRSGTTRIGRFVINHSFILPGLIGVSVSCVFGWIFAAMYGFL; this is encoded by the coding sequence ATGTTATTTAGTATACAGCTTCTCATAATATTAATATGTCTGTTTTATGGTGCCCGAAAGGGCGGGATCGCGCTCGGGTTGTTGGGCGGTATCGGTCTGGTCATTCTGGTGTTTGTTTTCCATCTCCAGCCAGGCAAACCGCCCGTTGACGTAATGCTGGTCATTATCGCGGTAGTCGCCGCGTCGGCGACGTTGCAGGCGTCAGGCGGGCTGGATGTGATGCTGCAGATTGCCGAAAAGCTGCTGCGTCGCAACCCCAAATACGTCTCTATTGTGGCGCCGTTCGTCACCTGTACCCTGACGATTCTGTGTGGGACAGGCCACGTGGTCTACACCATTTTGCCGATTATCTATGACGTGGCGATCAAGAATAATATCCGTCCGGAACGTCCAATGGCGGCCAGTTCTATCGGCGCGCAAATGGGCATCATCGCCAGTCCGGTTTCCGTCGCCGTGGTTTCTCTGGTAGCGATGCTGGGCAACGTGACATTTGACGGAAAACATCTGGAGTTCCTCGATCTGCTGTCGATCACCATCCCGTCTACCCTGCTCGGTATCCTGGCAATCGGTATTTTTAGTTGGTTCCGCGGTAAAGATCTGGATAAAGACGAAGCGTTTCAGAAATTTATTTCCGTACCGGAAAACCGTCAGTACGTGTACGGCGATACCGCGACGCTGCTGGATAAAAAACTGCCGAAAAGCAACTGGCTGGCGATGTGGATCTTCCTGGCGGCGATTGCCGTGGTCGCTCTCCTGGGCGCGGACTCCGACTTACGTCCAACCTTCGGCGGCAAACCGTTGTCGATGGTGCTGGTCATTCAGATGTTTATGCTGCTGACCGGGGCGCTCATTATCATCCTGACCAAAACCAATCCTGCGTCTATCTCAAAAAACGAAGTTTTTCGTTCCGGTATGATTGCGATTGTCGCGGTATACGGGATCGCCTGGATGGCGGAAACCATGTTCGGCGCGCATATGTCGGAAATTCAGGGCGTGCTGGGCGAAATGGTCAAAGAGTATCCGTGGGCCTACGCCATCGTTCTGCTGCTGGTCTCCAAGTTTGTTAACTCCCAGGCAGCGGCGCTGGCGGCGATTGTTCCCGTCGCGCTGGCTATCGGTGTCGATCCGGCGTATATCGTGGCCTCTGCGCCGGCATGTTATGGCTACTATATCCTGCCGACCTACCCAAGCGATCTGGCGGCGATTCAGTTTGACCGTTCCGGCACAACCCGTATTGGCCGCTTCGTCATTAACCACAGCTTCATTCTGCCGGGTTTGATTGGCGTGAGCGTCTCCTGCGTCTTTGGCTGGATCTTTGCCGCAATGTACGGATTCCTGTAA
- a CDS encoding putative cytoplasmic protein, whose amino-acid sequence MDNTYIGEQIRVSTRHTNNLKKWRDNDHISHMLFDLSRDLPDGETQKSNNKRLFLKQTNHNLLLSLTPPAHRQRVLPSEHHHRKKIIT is encoded by the coding sequence ATGGACAATACGTATATTGGTGAGCAGATACGCGTCTCCACACGCCATACTAATAATTTAAAAAAATGGCGTGACAATGATCACATAAGTCACATGCTGTTCGATTTATCTCGTGATTTACCTGATGGCGAGACACAAAAATCAAATAATAAACGCCTGTTTTTAAAACAGACAAATCATAATTTACTGCTCTCGCTGACTCCACCTGCCCATCGCCAGAGGGTACTCCCCTCTGAACATCACCATCGCAAGAAAATAATTACTTAA